The following nucleotide sequence is from Harmonia axyridis chromosome 5, icHarAxyr1.1, whole genome shotgun sequence.
GAATTGTGGACAGAAGCATAATTCCCTGTTACACATGAATACCACACCCGAGGAAAATGGAAAGGACACAAAACACACTGAGATTGTTATCAAGAGTGAAGAAGTCAAGCCTGTGGATAATCAAAGCAGTCTCGTTTCGATTATGTCATCCACGGATTCCACAGAAGTTTTGCTGGCAACAGTGATTATTGACATTGTTGATAATGAAGGAAAGTACATACAGGATAGAGGAATATTGGACTCAGGATCCCAGTCCAATTTGATGACAACGGAACTTGCCGAAAGGTTGAAGTTGCCAACAGACAAGGTCGATATTCCAGTAGTGGGCATCAATCAAGGACTCACACACATCACTGAAATAACTAGAGCAAAACTCAAATCTAAGGTAAATTCTTATCAAGTAGATTTGACATTcttgattttaaatattatcacagaatattaataaaagaaataaaacacttgactatacgttccacaaattttaataaaaataaataatgtaatgATGTTGACATGCACgtttcgggtttcatcccattatcaaaactaaatataaaatatacacacaagTACATATAAATTCTACGTAACAGATGTTAAAACCGGAGACAGGCGAAAATCTAATTGATCGTTCACAATTGGGAGATTTTGTTTTTGAGCTgaagatatttccaaaaactccAAGAGATCCAAACGTTTACCTTTATCACCTCtgtgtaaaatttttgttttattgaaatctataaaatgattgGAAGTGATGCAGTGATTAGAAAAACCCGTTGTtgacttattttgaagaatcgatcttttatgttcttcaattctAATTCCAAGAGATCGACCGGTCTGACCTATATAAAATGCAGGACATTCATCACAAAACAGTTTATATACACCACTCAACTGTGAAATGTTCAGCCAATTCTTACCACTAAAAAACATTgttcttaaatttttcttattcgTACATATAACATCGATATCGTTTTTTCTGATTCTTTTACAAAGTTTATCACTAAGAGATGGGATATAATTgatgtatacaaatttttttatttgattttctaaCTGAGGTGGATATACTAAAGTTAACAATCTCTTCTgttgttttttaaaaattaatttgtttattaTATCAGGATGGTAGCCGTTGTTCTTGGCTAACACCTttagaatttgaatttctttatcGAAGTTAATTGCTGACAATGGAATTGAGATCAGTCTATGTACTAGGGTGTGGAATGCTGACATCTTGATCTTATTTCTTATTTGAATTCCATTGTCAGCAATTAACTTCgataaagaaattcaaattttaaaggtGTTAGCCAAGAACAACGGCTACCATTCTGATAtaataaacaaattaatttttaaaaaacaacAGAAGAGATTTTTAACTTTAGTATATCCACCTCAGttagaaaatcaaatgaaaaatttgtatacatcAATTATATCCCATCTCTTAGTGATAAACTTTGTAAAAGAATCAGAAGAAACGATATCGATGTTATATGTAcgaataagaaaaatttaagaacAATGTTTTTTAGTGGTAAGAATCGGCTGAACATTTCACAGTTGAGTGGTGTATTTAAACTGTTTTGTGATGAATGTCCTGCATTTTATATAGGTCAGACCGGTCGATCTCTTGGAATTagaattgaagaacataaaagatcgattcttcaaaataagtcaACAACGGGTTTTTCTAATCACTGCATCACTTCcaatcattttatagatttcaatataacaaaaattttacacaGAGGTGATAAAGGTAAACGTTTGGATCTCTTggagtttttggaaatatcttcAGCTCAAAAACAAAATCTCCCAATTGTGAACGATCAATTAGATTTTCGGCTGTCTCCGGTTTTAACATCTGTTACGTAGAATTTATATGTActtgtgtgtatattttatatttagttttgataatgggatgaaacccgaaacGTGCATGTCAACATcattacattatttatttttattaaaatttgtggaacgtatagtcaagtgttttatttcttttattaatattgaaattatgtttcaccaagtgataagcgaggaatcaatttcgattaTCACAGAAAACATGCCAACAGCAAGCATCAATCTGAAAATACCGAAAAATATCCAACTAGCAGATAATATGTTCGACAGACCAGGCAAAATTGACATATTACtagcagggcccccgcaaccgcgcgttcaaggcgtgcaccgcacgcgggcgccactcttaaggggcgccaaaatctcttatagaccgcatgaaaatccgaaagaccaaaggtttttgaaaaaaatttttttttattttttcaacaattttaaacgttGAAAGAAATCtcttacacatccaaacaagttcccgaacgtcacaatccctataaaataacctctgccacagattgcaattatacgattcttttcgagtaaacaaatcataaataatcatccctttgtccgtacgggatttctttatggaccaccttgcaccggacggcgggcaccatttcttcgatcatcactaaaacgcatatggtacacataaacaatcataaataccgaagcgatagcttttagccaagggaattactgaaactttcgccaccatctgtaggaaaaatactacatgttacagagaatttctgaaactaccaaaatctgcttgctatgctataacagcagaaacctatccaaagaatagttattttgtttcgaaacgtttaggggttgaggtcaagacgcaaaaaattaaaatactcagataattggaaagatttgtattttgtgtaattgtggtttgttttactgtttcttgttgtgattaaattaaattttatgaaatggtaagtacctatccacatacagtattagcatttctattagtctataaaattcgatatttttttttctgtttaaaatggtgcacatcctaaattagcccatacctatatactataatattatttttatttgcttcaaatagggaagtattttgtttgtaatcgtgaaaaaattgaatcgactttgatattttgaatttgttacctggggccaccatcatattatacttaatttttttttaatatgcaccctgggtctgtattatttatttgatgttcgtagccgtttgacattctaaaaaaattatatttcacctttgccaaaaataaattattataacaggataacagggtatgtgcttcagatcggtctcaacttattattattaataatattaactccgtttaggtttaaaggctcggattaaggttcaaattcataaaaatgaaaacatacgggttattctcaaagggatggcgcaaagtaaatcatgggtgaatgtccttatcaattttggatcaagtttttcttaaattctaggagccatacaagaggaaacgaccttctggtgcaaaatttcgagagcaaaaaaaagctggacttcaacaaagggagaagatggctgggagtatggaataatatttaataattattaataataacattaatattttaatataatattatgaataatttaaagaagaataaagctcaggttttgaaaactctgcagtttcattacaaaattaaaataaaatgcggttttcatcgaatgcttgaataaaataatgaaacatttaaaaaatgtattatgcaacaactgccagcataaagttcttgaggcattcaataaaggttgctgatagtttttttaacccttctacaaataaattcctaacaaaaactgaaacattttttgccgattatcctgcgacgtttttctccacttcccccctttttggggcgccaaaatattttcggcacgcgggcgttgatgacccttgcgggggccctgattaCTAGGAGCTTCCCTGTTTTATGATCTCATGTGCATCTATCAGATCAAGGGCAACAGCAATCACCcaaccttgcaaaaaactaaATAAGGATGGATAGTTTCAGGGAACATTAATCAAATGGTACAGAAATCTCACAGGATATGCAATCTGGTAAGAGAACCTGATATCAAGTTCCAATTACAAAAATTTTGGGAACTTGAGGAGTGTTCGAAGGAGACATTTGCAAGTCGAGAAGAAGAAGAGTGTGAGAAGGAGTTCAAGGACAGGCTACAAATAGATGCAACTGGACGTTTCATAGTAACTTCAATGATAAAAGGGAACATTGAAGATCTAGGTGACACATATGAAACTGCTCTTCAACGGTTCCAAGGTCTTGAAAGGAAGTTATCAAGAAATCCCAATTTCAAAGATCACTACATCAAGTTCATGCAGGAATATGAATCATTAGGGCACATGACACTGGTAACCGAAGAAAAACAGGCCAACATGGTCAACTATTTGCCTCACCATGGAGTTTGGAAGGAAGATAGTTCAACGACCAAACTAAGAGTGGTTTTCGATGGGTCGTGTGCTTCGACTTCAGGAATCTCACTGAACGACCGATTAAAAGTAGGTCCCACCATTCAACAAGACATTTTAACAATTCTTGTTCGCTTTCGGAAACATAACATTGCTTTAACCCCagacattgaaaaaatgtaCCGGCAAGTTCTTGTTCAAGATGAGTATCACGACTTGCAAAGAATTCTCTGGAGACCAAACATCATGGAAGAAATCAAACAGTTCAGATTGACAACTGTAACCTACGGCACGTCAATAGCTCAATATTTAGCAGTACGTTGCCTGCATCAAGTTGGTTTGGACACAATGGAGAAAAATCCAATGCTCGCAAAAGTCATCATCAAAGACTTTTACGTTGATGATCTATTGACAGGAGCAAACTCGGTTAAGGAAGCAAAACAACTCAAAGGACAATTACAAGAAACTTTGGGAAAGGTTCATTTCAACTTGAGGAAGTGGACTTCCAACTCACAGGAAGTTACTCATAAGGAAAATGTGGCATCGATTGGACATTTGTTATCGGATGATGGAATCAGCAAAACATtaggaagtcaatcatcttttctcagttcattcacatcgccaatagtaatctacattccaaatatggttatgctccgaagcgtactttcggagatacgaattttcgaaatataagggttggaaaaactacccctggatccctagggaagtcaatcattttttcacagtttattcacatcgttaatagtaatctacattccaaatatggttatgctccgacgcgtatttacgaagtaacaaaattcgaaatataagggttggaaaaactatccctggatccctagggaagtcaatcattttttcacagctcattcacatcgttaatagtaatctacattccaaatatggttatgctccgacgcgtatttccgaagttaagAATTTTCGAagtataagggttggaaaaactacccctggatcccaaggaaACTCCATCATCTttccacagtttattcacatcgttaatagtaatctacattccaaatatggttatgctccgaagcgGACTTTCAGAGATACGAATTTtagaaatataagggttggaaaaactacccctggatcgctagggaagtcaatcattttttcacagtttagtCACatcgttaataataataataataatatagtttatttgcTAACTGGTACATAGAAACACAATATCAAATTCAATGTATTGAACAcctcaaaatgaaattataaatgcTCCTAAGCTTCCAAGACAAACTAAGGTAAAAATTACACAATACAAATAAACCAAGAAATGAGGTTGCAGTTTCAGATGAAACGGCCGCCTGTAAATTATAAGCAGACTCTCCTCATTCAGAGCTATCTGTCGAAAACAAACTTCCCTCCTCCTCGTGTCGCACATCATCAGTGAAAAAAGAAAGGACATGCTCGGTAAAGTTATCATCATCGGGGGCAGTATGTCGCAAATCAGGAAAATTTTGTCCAAAATCGGAGGCGTTCAGTCGAATATCAGGAAAATTTTGTCACAACAACTAgcaaatttcatggaaatccaGATCAGGTAAGTTGATTTACTAtacaataaaaagtttttctgtCATTTTCCAGTATAAATCTTTTgagtttatttttaaattgcTGCCAGTTCTTTATCTGCTTCATATTCTCAGGAACAGAAATGTAAAACCTTGGAGATAAATAGGAAAAACATCTCTGACCAATCGCCTTCCTAGCTCTTATCTTAACCTGATGATCCAATAACATGTAGTCCCTTACATAAACCAAAACTCCATCATTCTTATTCACATTTCCCATATTGTACAACAAAACATATCCGGCTCTATGAAACAACTGTACATCCTCCAACTGAAAAGTTTCTGTTAAAACAATGACATCAAATGTGTCATTAATCTGACTCAACATAATTTCTAATTCATCTATATTCTTCGAAATACTGCGAATATTAGtgttaaatattttcaaggagAAATCTGAATTTTCCATATAATTCCGAAGTTAAGTTAAATTACTAATGTACTTTGTTTGGTAAATTTCAGGTTGCAAATCTCTAATAAATGGATCCATTTTGTTCTTCTACTTACATATATTCTACTTGTTCGATCTTGTTGTCTTTTTTGTCCTCACTTCCACCCTAAGTTCCTTGTTCAAATTTTTATCTTTCACATGTCTCACCTCCCTGGAACCAACTATCTTCTGATGGGCCTCCGCGTTATATTCTTGAGTTTCCTCCTCAACTGGTGAAGGGGTGGTACCTGCAGTCTCAGAAATTTCTTcttgtttgtttatttttcttatatcatCCACCGTGTATATTTCATTACCAATTATCAACTTGTTACCCTTAACGTATCCCACATCACTGGTGGTTTCTCTCATTTTCCTCAAGTAATTCCTAAGTATTTTCTGTTCTTCTCGCTGTTGCAATGTTTGATCTTgagttatataaatatttgttccTTTAAGTTTCTTAGAATTATCCAACAGTACTTGTTTTTTCCTATAAGTAGCGAATTCAATTTTCAAGGGTCGATTTTTGCCCCTTCCTAGCTGGTATATATCACTAATATCTGATTCGGCAATATCTGTCTCAAGTAGACGATTCACTTCCCCTATTACACCTTCGGTTGAGACGTTTTCTCCGTTTTGCAGTCCATATATCACTATATTGTTTTTATAACATTTCCTCTCTAAATATTCTACTCTGTCCAAAAGTTGTTTATTCTCTTTTTCCAAGTTTACAACTTTACAATTCAACTCTTCTGGTCTCTGTATTGATTTGCTTTCATTCTCCGAAGAAATAAGAGCCCTTAGTTCCTTTCGAGTGGTTTGTATTTCATCATATATTGTCTTCAACGttatttcatcattcatttccgTTTAAACAAATAACACACACTTTTAAATATCAACGTGTATGTACCGCTTTACCATCAGATTCACCGAGCCGCCAGATGACACGGGTGTGAACCTagcagaccgtttccagcagacCGTTTGACGGAAACATCCGAACGTGGTCACCAGTGGCGTACTGACTAAAGccgaaatttatattgaaatgacGTTACAACATGCAATAGAGGACATGAGGATTTCGTAGTTGATGATTTTGAAGCGAAACAATGGAATGGTATACAGAAAAATCAATTATAGAATTTATTTCTGGGAATTAATGAAGTTTTCATTCATGTTTATctacatttctctatttcagaaaGTATTTGTCGGAGCATAATCATATTTGGAATGTGAAGTCGTTATACCGATATGAATAACCAGGAAAAAAATCAGAGACTCGCATAgagatacaggggttgatttgtcatcccttacatccgaaaattttataagtcgggaaccgttcgccggagcataaccatatttggcatgcggaatcgttattctgatgtgattaaccactgaaaaaatcagcgactcgcatagggatacaggggttgatttgtcatcccttatatccgaaaattttataagtcgggaaccgttcgccggagcacaaccatatttggcatccggaatcgttattctgatgtgattaaccactgaaaaaatcagcgactcgcatagggatacaggggttg
It contains:
- the LOC123681086 gene encoding uncharacterized protein LOC123681086, giving the protein MNDEITLKTIYDEIQTTRKELRALISSENESKSIQRPEELNCKVVNLEKENKQLLDRVEYLERKCYKNNIVIYGLQNGENVSTEGVIGEVNRLLETDIAESDISDIYQLGRGKNRPLKIEFATYRKKQVLLDNSKKLKGTNIYITQDQTLQQREEQKILRNYLRKMRETTSDVGYVKGNKLIIGNEIYTVDDIRKINKQEEISETAGTTPSPVEEETQEYNAEAHQKIVGSREVRHVKDKNLNKELRVEVRTKKTTRSNK
- the LOC123681087 gene encoding uncharacterized protein LOC123681087, giving the protein MEEFVRFIQDRCALLETLTSNKCSSKTEHKPIEYRHNRKTFVTSSGNSNNKCLFCKQGHLIFYCTEFLKLSIKARRNEVKRLRLCFNCLKLNHQVGSCASRGCKNCGQKHNSLLHMNTTPEENGKDTKHTEIVIKSEEVKPVDNQSSLVSIMSSTDSTEVLLATVIIDIVDNEGKYIQDRGILDSGSQSNLMTTELAERLKLPTDKVDIPVVGINQGLTHITEITRAKLKSKVNSYQVDLTFLILNIITEY